A region of Drosophila mauritiana strain mau12 chromosome 3L, ASM438214v1, whole genome shotgun sequence DNA encodes the following proteins:
- the LOC117141413 gene encoding uncharacterized protein LOC117141413 isoform X1, which translates to MHARFADPEPASPDSVDGIETESLEARIEAFKLNPQNMAALREALDDVLLRAESEANRRAVESHKSQQGKEKRPSFAIPDFKNGKVVNRARGFVVRIFDAICNCANNNAAAATTRFKLRSNSGGGGGGGASGNGKRQQSQDEPETLVLTKKKPAGEGKKKKGVSMADDVQAGVRLMD; encoded by the exons ATGCATGCCAGATTTGCGGATCCCGAGCCAGCGTCTCCGGACAGCGTGGATGGAATCGAAACGGAGTCACTGGAGGCACGAATTGAGGCCTTCAAGCTAAATCCCCAGAACATGGCTGCATTGCGGGAGGCGCTCGACGATGTGCTCCTGCGGGCTGAGTCGGAGGCCAACAGGCGGGCAGTTGAGAGCCACAAATCGCAACAG GGCAAGGAAAAACGACCGA GTTTCGCCATACCAGATTTTAAGAACGGCAAGGTGGTGAATCGCGCCCGGGGATTCGTGGTGCGGATCTTCGATGCCATATGCAATTGCGCCAACAACAATGCGGCGGCGGCCACGACGCGCTTCAAGCTGAGAAGCAAcagcggcggaggaggaggcggcggaGCCAGCGGTAATGGCAAGCGACAGCAGTCGCAGGATGAGCCGGAAACCCTAGTCCTGACCAAGAAGAAGCCCGCCGGCGAGGGCAAGAAAAAGAAGGGAGTCAGCATGGCCGATGACGTTCAAGCCGGCGTTCGACTGATGGACTAA
- the LOC117141954 gene encoding histone-lysine N-methyltransferase ash1 — MSCGQNETAAAKVLETQRAQESGSENEETDSITDQSSQSKSIKSATQFSVQRSDTDGLRMRISAIRPPSGVVATKKPPKSRKMSTQDTESGCSEARNRVGSKKVKVKRKKLASASGISKSDKVSKSKKSQISAFSSDSEDDLPLKVHQQRAPRVLLSAIIQAAQSASKPTLDIGISSSDNELPNLVQAAIKRVESDTEDTTVEGSFRKAAKDKNLPQYQSTLLQDFMEKTQMLGQTVNAKIAEEKVAKAKEETLVQTAVPRKRRGRPKKVVPTVPAPGNSGPAVNESADSGVISTTSTTQSTTPSPKMQNENVVPTGSLPIASSSKPKIDMAYLDKRMYATERVLYPPPRSKRRQNNKKAACSSSNKEELQLDPLWREIDVNKKFRLRSMSVGAASGTGASTTICSKVLAAKSGYVSDYGSVRHQRSSHNHNSGYKSDASCKSRYSTKSCMSRRSRAKSCGYRSDCKESGKSGLRMRRKRRASMLLKSSADDPVEDQDILQLAGLSLGQSSEESNEYISKPSLKSLPTTSASKKYGEINRYVTTGQYFGRGGSLTATNPDNFISKMMNQRKETPAPSKSSCKIKSRRSSAASMCSSYVSGVSRMRRRHRRKSFSHNKSLNIDSKLLTEIEIITSTFNSRCRIQDDRLTGSSGKEKLLADANKLQATLAAPSPAQQLTLNGGGSGSTLSKPLKRGLKKRKLSEPLVDFAMLSASASGTPNGSGSSNGNTKRRHKKSQSNDSSSPDDHKLPLKKRHYLLTPGERPPAEVAFANGKLNAEAWAAAAAAAKSTASTKSQAQFNARSVKSALTPKKRHLLEQPTSVSGAGSSASNSPLRIVVDNNSISGGKLLDISPSSLCSLKQQRRGGAAKQKVSAAKDLVQLQSPASSYPPPGVFEPSVELEIQIPLGKLNESVITKAEVESPLLSALDIKEDTKKEVGQRVVETLLHKTGGNLLLKRKRKKINRTGFPTVRRKKRKVSVEQQTTAVINGPEPEFDPDDEPLQSLRETRSSNSVNMQAPANPTLDCERVPQAGEARETFVARTNQKAPRLSVVALERLQRPQTPARGRPRGRKPKNREQAEAAPLPPPKSEPEIRPAKKRGRQPKQPVLAEPPPTPPPQQKKNKMEPNIRLPDGIDPNTNFSCKIRLKRRKNLEAGTQPKKEKPIQPVTVDEIPPEIPVSQEEIDAEAEAKRLDSIPTEHDPLPASESQNPGPQDYASCSESSEDKASTTSLRKLSKVKKTYLVAGLFSNHYKQSLMPPPAKVNKKPGLEEQVGPASLLPPPPYCEKYLRRTEMDFELPYDIWWAYTNSKLPTRNVVPSWNYRKIRTNVYAESVRPNLAGFDHPTCNCKDQGEKSCLDNCLNRMVYTECSPSNCPAGEKCRNQKIQRHAVAPGVERFMTADKGWGVRTKLTIAKGTYILEYVGEVVTEKEFKQRMASIYLNDTHHYCLHLDGGLVIDGQRMGSDCRFVNHSCEPNCEMQKWSVNGLSRMVLFAKRAIEEGEELTYDYNFSLFNPSEGQPCRCNTPQCRGVIGGKSQRVKPLPAVDAKPAGEGLSGRNGRQRKQKAKKHAQRQAGKDISSAVAVAKLQPLSEKEKKLVRQFNTFLVRNFEKIRRYKAKRASAAAATASSPAPGATNGDIPGRRPSTPSSPSLAAQISALCSPRNIKTRGLTQAVHDPELEKMAKMAVVLRDICSAMETLKMSDLLTTVSSKKKKPIKTTLSGKVGATAVTSKVEFRSIQAQVEQGHYKTPQEFDDHMQQLFVEAKQQHGDDEGKAKALQSLKDSYEQQKIASYVQLVEILGDSESLQSFKPKEVLSPEEEAGKIAVKKSPGAKERESPIVPLKVTPPPLLPVEASPDEDVIRCICGLYKDEGLMIQCAKCMVWQHTECTKADIDADNYQCERCEPREVDREIPLEEFTEEGHRYYLSLMRGDLQVRQGDAVYVLRDIPIKDESGKVLPTKKHTYETIGAIDYQECDIFRVEHLWKNELGKRFIFGHHFLRPHETFHEPSRRFYPNEVVRVSLYEVVPIELVIGRCWVLDRTTFCKGRPMECNDEDHCYICELRVDKTARFFSKAKANHPACTKSYAFRKFPEKIKISKSYAPHDVDPSLLKTRKQKTELELGAGQTTMHKVPGRQEQHQPKMVGRKPRGISAPADATAVHVVTPMAPNKQMLKKRRSRLENVLITMKLKCLDAQTAQEQPIDLSYLLSGRGARQRKTQQSSSNSAVNST; from the exons ATGAGCTGTGGCCAAAATGAGACGGCAGCAGCAAAGGTTCTGGAAACGCAACGCGCACAAGAATCCGGCAGTGAAAATGAG GAAACCGATTCCATTACGGATCAATCGAGCCAGTCGAAGTCGATCAAGTCAGCCACCCAGTTTAGCGTGCAACGTTCGGACACCGATGGCCTGCGAATGAGAATCTCGGCCATCCGCCCCCCGTCAGGAGTCGTTGCAACCAAGAAACCCCCAAAGTCCAGAAAAATGTCCACCCAGGACACCGAGTCTGGCTGCTCGGAGGCCAGAAATAGAGTAGGCAGCAAGAAAGTGAAGGTCAAGCGCAAGAAGCTGGCAAGTGCCAGTGGGATTAGTAAATCGGACAAAGTGTCCAAGTCTAAGAAGTCACAGATCTCGGCATTTTCCTCGGACTCAGAGGACGATCTGCCCTTGAAGGTGCACCAGCAGAGAGCTCCGCGAGTGCTGCTCAGTGCTATCATCCAGGCGGCACAGTCGGCCAGCAAACCCACCCTGGATATCGGAATCTCGTCCAGCGACAACGAGTTACCTAACCTTGTGCAGGCGGCTATCAAGCGAGTGGAGAGCGATACGGAGGACACAACTGTGGAAGGAAGTTTCCGCAAAGCGGCCAAGGACAAGAACCTACCCCAGTACCAGTCAACTTTGCTGCAGGACTTCATGGAGAAGACTCAGATGCTGGGGCAGACCGTCAATGCGAAGATTGCTGAGGAGAAAGTGGCTAAAGCTAAGGAGGAGACCCTAGTCCAAACAGCTGTTCCTCGAAAGCGCAGAGGTAGACCCAAAAAAGTGGTTCCCACAGTTCCTGCCCCAGGAAACTCTGGCCCTGCTGTAAACGAATCTGCCGATTCGGGTGTGATAAGCACCACTAGCACTACGCAAAGCACTACTCCCTCCccgaaaatgcaaaatgagAATGTTGTGCCCACGGGATCGCTGCCAATCGCCTCCAGCAGCAAGCCTAAAATCGACATGGCGTATCTAGACAAGCGAATGTATGCCACCGAGCGGGTTCTCTATCCACCGCCCAGGAGTAAGCGGCGGCAGAACAATAAAAAGGCAGCCTGCAGCTCATCCAACAAAGAGGAACTTCAGCTAGATCCGCTGTGGCGAGAGATCGACGTGAACAAGAAGTTCAGGCTGAGGAGTATGAGTGTGGGTGCGGCTAGTGGAACAGGAGCGAGCACCACTATTTGCAGCAAGGTCCTGGCCGCCAAAAGTGGTTACGTCTCGGATTACGGAAGCGTGCGACATCAGCGGAGCAGCCACAACCACAACTCCGGTTACAAGTCCGATGCCAGCTGCAAGAGTCGATACAGCACCAAGAGTTGTATGAGTCGCAGGAGCAGGGCAAAGAGCTGCGGCTACCGGAGTGATTGCAAGGAATCTGGAAAGTCAGGCCTAAGGATGAGACGGAAGCGCCGTGCTTCCATGCTCTTGAAGAGCTCTGCAGACGATCCTGTCGAGGATCAGGACATCCTTCAGCTAGCTGGATTATCTCTGGGCCAGAGCAGTGAGGAGAGCAACGAATACATCAGCAAGCCGAGCCTTAAAAGCCTTCCCACGACAAGTGCCAGCAAGAAGTATGGCGAAATCAATCGTTATGTGACCACCGGGCAGTATTTCGGTCGAGGCGGCAGTTTGACTGCCACCAACCCGGATAACTTCATTAGTAAAATGATGAACCAGCGTAAAGAAACCCCGGCTCCCAGCAAATCGTCCTGCAAGATTAAATCCCGACGCTCCTCGGCAGCCAGCATGTGCAGCAGCTATGTGTCTGGGGTGTCCAGAATGCGTCGCAGACATCGCCGGAAGAGTTTCAGTCACAACAAGTCATTGAACATTGATTCCAAGCTGCTCACGGAAATCGAGATAATCACAAGCACCTTTAACTCAAGGTGCCGCATCCAAGATGATCGTTTGACCGGAAGCAGTGGCAAAGAGAAGCTATTGGCGGATGCCAACAAGCTGCAGGCCACCCTAGCAGCTCCAAGCCCTGCCCAGCAGTTGACTCTGAATGGAGGAGGATCAGGTTCCACCCTTTCTAAACCATTAAAACGGGGCCTAAAGAAGAGAAAGCTGAGTGAGCCCCTGGTGGACTTCGCTATGCTATCGGCTAGCGCTAGTGGGACTCCCAATGGCAGCGGAAGCAGTAATGGAAATACCAAACGACGACACAAGAAATCTCAAAGCAATGACAGTTCCAGTCCCGATGATCACAAGTTGCCGTTGAAAAAACGCCACTATCTTTTGACTCCAGGAGAGCGTCCGCCGGCGGAAGTAGCATTCGCCAATGGAAAATTGAACGCAGAGGCCTGGGCTGCAGCCGCGGCGGCTGCTAAGAGCACTGCGTCTACCAAATCACAAGCCCAGTTTAATGCTAGAAGCGTAAAATCTGCGCTAACGCCCAAAAAAAGACATCTTCTAGAGCAACCTACGTCTGTGAGCGGAGCTGGCTCGTCGGCAAGTAATTCTCCCCTGAGGATTGTTGTCGATAATAACTCCATAAGTGGTGGAAAGTTGCTGGATATAAGTCCTAGTTCCTTGTGTTCCCTCAAACAGCAGAGGCGAGGAGGAGCAGCTAAACAGAAGGTGTCGGCTGCAAAGGACCTTGTTCAACTTCAATCCCCAGCTAGTAGCTATCCTCCACCCGGTGTGTTTGAGCCCTCTGTGGAGCTGGAAATTCAAATTCCTCTTGGTAAACTGAATGAATCCGTCATAACCAAAGCAGAGGTTGAATCTCCACTGCTCTCAGCGTTGGACATTAAGGAGGATACGAAAAAGGAAGTTGGCCAGCGCGTTGTCGAAACCTTGCTACACAAAACGGGAGGCAATCTTCTTCTGAAACGCAAGCGGAAAAAGATAAATCGAACTGGATTTCCCACTGTTCGCAGGAAGAAGCGTAAGGTTAGCGTGGAGCAGCAAACAACAGCCGTCATTAATGGGCCCGAGCCGGAGTTCGATCCCGATGATGAGCCCCTGCAATCCCTAAGAGAAACCAGGAGTAGCAACAGTGTCAATATGCAGGCGCCAGCTAATCCTACATTGGATTGCGAGCGAGTTCCCCAAGCAGGCGAGGCCAGAGAAACCTTTGTGGCCAGGACCAATCAAAAAGCCCCTCGACTATCGGTGGTGGCTCTGGAACGCCTTCAGCGTCCTCAAACACCAGCTAGAGGAAGGCCGCGAGGTAGAAAACCTAAGAACAGGGAACAAGCTGAAGCTGCACCTTTACCGCCACCCAAATCGGAACCTGAGATAAGGCCAGCCAAAAAACGAGGCAGGCAACCCAAGCAGCCGGTACTGGCAGAgccaccacccacaccacctcctcaacagaaaaaaaacaaaatggaaCCAAATATTAGACTACCAGATGGCATCGATCCCAATACGAATTTCAGCTGCAAGATTCGCTTGAAGCGGCGAAAGAACTTAGAAGCTGGAACCCAACCAAAAAAGGAGAAGCCAATACAGCCAGTGACGGTGGACGAAATTCCACCAGAAATTCCCGTCAGTCAAGAGGAAATAGATGCAGAGGCAGAGGCTAAACGGCTAGACAGTATTCCTACCGAGCACGATCCCTTGCCTGCCAGTGAGTCCCAAAACCCCGGCCCACAGGACTATGCCAGTTGCAGTGAATCCAGCGAGGACAAGGCATCAACCACTTCCTTGCGGAAACTATCCAAGGTCAAGAAGACCTATCTTGTAGCAGGACTCTTCTCGAATCACTACAAACAATCCCTGATGCCGCCCCCAGCGAAGGTGAATAAAAAACCAGGCTTGGAGGAGCAAGTGGGTCCTGCGAGCCTTCTACCGCCACCTCCCTATTGCGAAAAGTACCTCCGACGGACTGAAATGGACTTTGAGCTACCCTACGACATATGGTGGGCTTACACTAATTCCAAATTACCCACTCGAAACGTTGTGCCATCCTGGAATTACCGAAAGATCCGCACTAATGTATACGCCGAGTCAGTGCGTCCGAATTTGGCCGGATTCGATCATCCCACCTGTAATTGTAAGGACCAGGGCGAGAAATCTTGTTTGGACAACTGTCTAAACCGTATGGTGTATACGGAGTGCTCGCCCAGCAATTGCCCGGCTGGAGAGAAGTGCCGAAACCAGAAGATCCAGCGACACGCCGTCGCACCCGGAGTGGAGCGCTTTATGACGGCAGATAAAGGATGGGGAGTGCGAACTAAACTAACCATTGCGAAGGGAACCTACATTCTGGAGTACGTGGGAGAGGTAGTCACGGAAAAGGAATTCAAGCAGAGGATGGCCAGCATCTATCTAAATGACACCCATCACTATTGCTTACATCTGGACGGAGGCCTGGTTATCGACGGTCAGCGGATGGGCAGCGATTGTAGGTTTGTCAATCATTCTTGCGAACCCAACTGCGAGATGCAAAAATGGAGTGTTAACGGCCTATCTAGAATGGTTTTATTCGCCAAAAGAGCCATAGAGGAGGGAGAGGAGCTGACATACGATTACAACTTTTCGCTGTTCAATCCCTCAGAGGGTCAACCCTGCAGATGCAACACGCCACAGTGTCGTGGTGTAATCGGTGGCAAGTCGCAGAGAGTTAAACCCCTTCCTGCTGTGGACGCCAAGCCAGCTGGAGAGGGACTTTCGGGACGAAACGGTCGCCAACGGAAGCAGAAGGCCAAAAAGCACGCTCAACGGCAGGCGGGAAAGGATATTTCATCAGCAGTGGCGGTGGCAAAGCTCCAACCATTGTccgaaaaagaaaagaaactgGTCAGGCAATTCAACACATTTCTAGTCAGGAACTTCGAAAAG ATACGCAGATACAAAGCCAAGCGGGCGTCAGCTGCAGCGGCGACTGCATCCTCGCCAGCACCTGGAGCCACCAATGGGGACATTCCTGGTAGACGTCCCTCCACACCATCTTCTCCTTCCTTGGCAGCGCAGATTTCCGCGCTCTGCTCGCCTCGCAACATAAAAACCCGTGGACTCACGCAGGCAGTACATGATCCCGAACTAGagaaaatggccaaaatggcCGTCGTTCTAAGGGATATTTGCAGTGCCATGGAAACCCTCAAAATGTCCGATTTGTTGACGACAGTGTCCAGCAAGAAAAAGAAGCCTATAAAGACCACTTTGAGTGGAAAAGTGGGTGCTACAGCTGTAACTTCTAAAGTGGAATTCAGATCGATACAAGCCCAAGTGGAGCAGGGACATTACAAAACGCCGCAGGAATTCGATGACCACATGCAGCAGCTCTTTGTGGAGGCCAAGCAGCAGCACGGCGATGATGAGGGCAAGGCAAAAGCCCTCCAGTCCCTGAAGGATAGCTATGAGCAACAGAAGATTGCCAGCTATGTTCAGCTGGTGGAGATTCTTGGTGATTCGGAATCGTTGCAGAGCTTTAAGCCAAAGGAAGTGCTTTCGCCGGAGGAGGAAGCTGGAAAGATAGCAGTGAAGAAATCACCAGGAGCAAAGGAAAGAGAATCCCCAATTGTGCCATTGAAAGTGACTCCGCCACCCCTGCTTCCCGTTGAGGCCTCTCCTGATGAGGATGTAATCCGTTGTATTTGTGGATTGTACAAAGATGAAGGCTTGATGATTCAGTGCGCCAAATGCATGGTGTGGCAGCATACTGAATGCACCAAAGCTGACATCGATGCGGATAATTATCAGTGCGAGCGTTGCGAGCCAAGGGAAGTGGATCGAGAGATTCCCCTGGAGGAATTCACCGAAGAGGGCCACCGTTACTATCTCTCCCTTATGCGTGGGGATCTCCAGGTACGACAAGGCGATGCCGTCTATGTCCTGCGGGACATTCCCATCAAGGATGAGTCCGGCAAGGTGTTACCGACCAAGAAGCACACCTATGAAACGATCGGAGCCATTGATTACCAAGAGTGCGATATCTTTCGGGTGGAGCACTTGTGGAAAAACGAACTGGGAAAGCGTTTCATATTCGGGCACCATTTCCTGCGCCCCCATGAAACTTTCCACGAACCATCGCGACGATTTTAC
- the LOC117141413 gene encoding uncharacterized protein LOC117141413 isoform X2 has product MHARFADPEPASPDSVDGIETESLEARIEAFKLNPQNMAALREALDDVLLRAESEANRRAVESHKSQQGKEKRPNFKNGKVVNRARGFVVRIFDAICNCANNNAAAATTRFKLRSNSGGGGGGGASGNGKRQQSQDEPETLVLTKKKPAGEGKKKKGVSMADDVQAGVRLMD; this is encoded by the exons ATGCATGCCAGATTTGCGGATCCCGAGCCAGCGTCTCCGGACAGCGTGGATGGAATCGAAACGGAGTCACTGGAGGCACGAATTGAGGCCTTCAAGCTAAATCCCCAGAACATGGCTGCATTGCGGGAGGCGCTCGACGATGTGCTCCTGCGGGCTGAGTCGGAGGCCAACAGGCGGGCAGTTGAGAGCCACAAATCGCAACAG GGCAAGGAAAAACGACCGA ATTTTAAGAACGGCAAGGTGGTGAATCGCGCCCGGGGATTCGTGGTGCGGATCTTCGATGCCATATGCAATTGCGCCAACAACAATGCGGCGGCGGCCACGACGCGCTTCAAGCTGAGAAGCAAcagcggcggaggaggaggcggcggaGCCAGCGGTAATGGCAAGCGACAGCAGTCGCAGGATGAGCCGGAAACCCTAGTCCTGACCAAGAAGAAGCCCGCCGGCGAGGGCAAGAAAAAGAAGGGAGTCAGCATGGCCGATGACGTTCAAGCCGGCGTTCGACTGATGGACTAA
- the LOC117141955 gene encoding transcription initiation factor TFIID subunit 6 isoform X2 — translation MSGKLSKSSSSSSSMLYGSSISAESMKVIAESIGVGSLSDDAAKELAEDVSIKLKRIVQDSAKFMNHAKRQKLSVRDIDMALKVRNVEPQYGFVAKDFIPFRFASGGGRELHFTEDKEIDLGEITSSNSVKIPLDLTLRSHWFVVEGVQPTVPENPPPLSKDSQLLDSVNPVIKMDQGLNKDAAGKPTTGKVHKLKNVETIHVKQLATHELSVEQQLYYKEITEACVGSDEPRRGEALQSLGSDPGLHEMLPRMCTFIAEGVKVNVVQNNLALLIYLMRMVRALLDNPSLFLEKYLHELIPSVMTCIVSKQLCMRPELDNHWALRDFASRLMAQICKNFNTLTNNLQTRVTRIFSKALQNDKTHLSSLYGSIAGLSELGGEVIKVFIIPRLKFISERIEPHLLGTSISNTDKTAAGHIRAMLQKCCPPILRQMRSAPDTAEDYKNDFGFLGPSLCQAVVKVRNAPASSIVTLSSNTINTAPITSAAQTATTIGRVSMPTTQRQGSPGVSSLPQIRAIQANQPAQKFVIVTQNSPQQGQAKVVRRGSSPHSVVLSAASNAASASNSNSSSSGSLLAAAQRSSENVCVIAGSEAPAVDGITVQSFRAP, via the exons ATGAGTGGAAAACTGTCAAAATCgagcagctcctccagcagcaTGCTGTACGGCTCCAGCATCTCGGCGGAGTCCATGAAGGTAATCGCGGAGAGCATCGGAGTGGGCTCCCTGTCGGATGACGCCGCCAAAGAACTAGCCGAGGATGTGTCCATCAAGCTGAAGAGGATTGTGCAGGATTCGGCCAAATTCATGAACCACGCCAAGCGGCAGAAGCTCTCAGTGCGGGACATCGACATGGCCCTTAAGGTGCGAAATGTGGAGCCGCAGTACGGCTTCGTAGCCAAGGACTTCATTCCATTCCGCTTCGCATCTGGCGGAGGGCGGGAGCTGCACTTCACCGAGGACAAGGAAATCGACCTGGGAGAAATCACATCCAGCAACTCTGTAAAAATTCCCCTGGATCTCACACTGCGCTCCCATTGGTTTGTTGTGGAGGGAGTGCAACCCACTGTGCCCGAAAACCCACCTCCGCTCTCGAAGGATTCCCAGTTACTGGACTCCGTCAATCCAGTTATTAAGATGGATCAAGGCCTAAACAAAGATGCGGCTGGCAAACCAACCACCGGCAAGGTACACAAGCTGAAAAACGTGGAGACCATTCATGTCAAGCAACTGGCCACGCACGAGTTGTCCGTGGAGCAACAGTTGTACTATAAGGAGATCACCGAGGCGTGCGTGGGATCTGATGAGCCGCGGCGCGGTGAAGCGCTGCAGTCGCTGGGATCCGATCCCGGCCTGCACGAAATGCTTCCCCGCATGTGCACCTTCATTGCGGAGGGAGTTAAGGTCAATGTGGTTCAAAACAACTTGGCGTTGCTTATTTACCTCATGCGCATGGTTCGTGCTCTTCTGGATAATCCTTCACTGTTTCTGGAGAAATAC CTCCACGAACTGATACCCTCGGTGATGACGTGCATTGTCTCCAAGCAGCTGTGTATGCGCCCGGAGCTGGACAATCACTGGGCCCTGCGAGACTTTGCCTCCCGACTGATGGCTCAAATCTGCAAGAACTTCAACACCCTAACCAACAATCTGCAAACCCGTGTCACCCG CATCTTCAGCAAGGCCCTGCAGAACGACAAGACCCACCTGTCCTCGCTCTATGGCTCTATTGCGGGTCTCTCGGAGCTTGGAGGCGAAGTCATAAAGGTTTTCATCATACCCCGCCTTAAATTCATATCGGAGCGCATTGAACCTCACCTGCTCGGCACCTCGATCAGCAACACTGACAAGACAGCAGCAGGTCACATTCGCGCCATGCTCCAGAAGTGCTGTCCCCCGATCCTCAGGCAAATGCGCTCAGCCCCAGATACAGCGGAGGACTACAAGAACGACTTTGGCTTCCTGGGGCCGTCGCTGTGCCAGGCAGTAGTCAAAGTTCGAAATGCGCCCGCCTCAAGCATTGTAACCCTGTCATCCAACACGATCAACACGGCACCCATCACGAGTGCAGCACAAACAGCAACCACCATCGGACGAGTGTCCATGCCCACCACACAGAGACAGGG AAGTCCCGGAGTCTCGTCCCTGCCGCAAATAAGAGCCATACAGGCCAACCAGCCGGCGCAAAAGTTTGTGATAGTCACCCAGAACTCGCCGCAGCAGGGCCAGGCGAAGGTGGTGCGGCGTGGCAGCTCCCCGCACAGCGTGGTGCTCTCCGCGGCCTCCAACGCTGCCAGTGCCTCCAACTCGAATTCAAGCTCCAGCGGCAGCCTACTAGCGGCTGCACAGCGGAGCAGCGAGAATGTGTGTGTTATTGCCGGTAGCGAAGCGCCAGCAGTTGATGGTATAACAGTTCAATCTTTCAGAGCACCCTAG
- the LOC117141955 gene encoding transcription initiation factor TFIID subunit 6 isoform X1 — translation MSGKLSKSSSSSSSMLYGSSISAESMKVIAESIGVGSLSDDAAKELAEDVSIKLKRIVQDSAKFMNHAKRQKLSVRDIDMALKVRNVEPQYGFVAKDFIPFRFASGGGRELHFTEDKEIDLGEITSSNSVKIPLDLTLRSHWFVVEGVQPTVPENPPPLSKDSQLLDSVNPVIKMDQGLNKDAAGKPTTGKVHKLKNVETIHVKQLATHELSVEQQLYYKEITEACVGSDEPRRGEALQSLGSDPGLHEMLPRMCTFIAEGVKVNVVQNNLALLIYLMRMVRALLDNPSLFLEKYLHELIPSVMTCIVSKQLCMRPELDNHWALRDFASRLMAQICKNFNTLTNNLQTRVTRIFSKALQNDKTHLSSLYGSIAGLSELGGEVIKVFIIPRLKFISERIEPHLLGTSISNTDKTAAGHIRAMLQKCCPPILRQMRSAPDTAEDYKNDFGFLGPSLCQAVVKVRNAPASSIVTLSSNTINTAPITSAAQTATTIGRVSMPTTQRQGSPGVSSLPQIRAIQANQPAQKFVIVTQNSPQQGQAKVVRRGSSPHSVVLSAASNAASASNSNSSSSGSLLAAAQRSSENSTLDATSLIIETEIVRAPPELDDLSHLE, via the exons ATGAGTGGAAAACTGTCAAAATCgagcagctcctccagcagcaTGCTGTACGGCTCCAGCATCTCGGCGGAGTCCATGAAGGTAATCGCGGAGAGCATCGGAGTGGGCTCCCTGTCGGATGACGCCGCCAAAGAACTAGCCGAGGATGTGTCCATCAAGCTGAAGAGGATTGTGCAGGATTCGGCCAAATTCATGAACCACGCCAAGCGGCAGAAGCTCTCAGTGCGGGACATCGACATGGCCCTTAAGGTGCGAAATGTGGAGCCGCAGTACGGCTTCGTAGCCAAGGACTTCATTCCATTCCGCTTCGCATCTGGCGGAGGGCGGGAGCTGCACTTCACCGAGGACAAGGAAATCGACCTGGGAGAAATCACATCCAGCAACTCTGTAAAAATTCCCCTGGATCTCACACTGCGCTCCCATTGGTTTGTTGTGGAGGGAGTGCAACCCACTGTGCCCGAAAACCCACCTCCGCTCTCGAAGGATTCCCAGTTACTGGACTCCGTCAATCCAGTTATTAAGATGGATCAAGGCCTAAACAAAGATGCGGCTGGCAAACCAACCACCGGCAAGGTACACAAGCTGAAAAACGTGGAGACCATTCATGTCAAGCAACTGGCCACGCACGAGTTGTCCGTGGAGCAACAGTTGTACTATAAGGAGATCACCGAGGCGTGCGTGGGATCTGATGAGCCGCGGCGCGGTGAAGCGCTGCAGTCGCTGGGATCCGATCCCGGCCTGCACGAAATGCTTCCCCGCATGTGCACCTTCATTGCGGAGGGAGTTAAGGTCAATGTGGTTCAAAACAACTTGGCGTTGCTTATTTACCTCATGCGCATGGTTCGTGCTCTTCTGGATAATCCTTCACTGTTTCTGGAGAAATAC CTCCACGAACTGATACCCTCGGTGATGACGTGCATTGTCTCCAAGCAGCTGTGTATGCGCCCGGAGCTGGACAATCACTGGGCCCTGCGAGACTTTGCCTCCCGACTGATGGCTCAAATCTGCAAGAACTTCAACACCCTAACCAACAATCTGCAAACCCGTGTCACCCG CATCTTCAGCAAGGCCCTGCAGAACGACAAGACCCACCTGTCCTCGCTCTATGGCTCTATTGCGGGTCTCTCGGAGCTTGGAGGCGAAGTCATAAAGGTTTTCATCATACCCCGCCTTAAATTCATATCGGAGCGCATTGAACCTCACCTGCTCGGCACCTCGATCAGCAACACTGACAAGACAGCAGCAGGTCACATTCGCGCCATGCTCCAGAAGTGCTGTCCCCCGATCCTCAGGCAAATGCGCTCAGCCCCAGATACAGCGGAGGACTACAAGAACGACTTTGGCTTCCTGGGGCCGTCGCTGTGCCAGGCAGTAGTCAAAGTTCGAAATGCGCCCGCCTCAAGCATTGTAACCCTGTCATCCAACACGATCAACACGGCACCCATCACGAGTGCAGCACAAACAGCAACCACCATCGGACGAGTGTCCATGCCCACCACACAGAGACAGGG AAGTCCCGGAGTCTCGTCCCTGCCGCAAATAAGAGCCATACAGGCCAACCAGCCGGCGCAAAAGTTTGTGATAGTCACCCAGAACTCGCCGCAGCAGGGCCAGGCGAAGGTGGTGCGGCGTGGCAGCTCCCCGCACAGCGTGGTGCTCTCCGCGGCCTCCAACGCTGCCAGTGCCTCCAACTCGAATTCAAGCTCCAGCGGCAGCCTACTAGCGGCTGCACAGCGGAGCAGCGAGAAT AGCACCCTAGACGCCACCTCGCTGATCATTGAGACGGAGATTGTGCGCGCACCGCCCGAGCTGGACGATCTCTCACACTTGGAGTAG